TTTGCTCTGCGTTAGCATTAGGGTTCGTATTTTTAATTGTAACGATCCCTGTGGCAGGCATAGCTGGCTCTTATTTAGGCGAGGATCTTACCCCTGAAAGTGATCCTATTAAGTTTATGGTTATATCTTTAATTATACTTGCCCCTATTGCTTGGCTAGCCTATCGTTTTATTTTTGTCCCATTTCACGTGATATTAAATGGTAGTTCAATCATTTCAGCTTTTGGTAAAAGTAACCAACAAGTTAAATCTGACTGGCTAGTTTTTAGAGGTTTAAATGTAATAGGTTTGATTTTCATAATATATATGGTCGGATTGTTTTTAATCCAATTTATGATTGCCCTAAACCCTATGCTAATAGCCTTTGTTCAATTTGCGTTCGGTATTCTTATTTCTCCCTTCTTTACGATTTATCTTTATCGCTTGTTTGTTGTAACCCAGCAGAAGTCTCAAAACGAAAGCCAATCAACTGATTTAGACGCGGACGATTAACCGTGTCGATCAACCCCATGAAAGAACTCGATCCTTCTTGGCAAGCGTATTTTGAGGCTCAATTCAGTAAGCCTTACATGTTGAGCTTATTAGCGTTTATTGAGCAAGAATATCAACATGCCAACGTTTACCCATTAAAGGAGCACGTTTGGAATGCGTTTAACCTAACCAGCCTTGATGATGTACGTGTTGTGATTATGGGGCAAGATCCTTACCACGGCGCAGGTCAAGCACATGGACTGTCGTTTAGTGTGCAAGATCAGGTGAAAATCCCACCTTCCCTTAAAAATATTTTTAAAGAACTGAATCGTGATTTAAACCTAACGATTCCAGACTCTGGAAATTTACAGGCATGGGCGCAACAGGGTGTATTGCTGCTGAACTCGTGTTTAACCGTGCGAGAAGGTGAGCCTGCCAGTCATGCAAAGCAAGGCTGGGAAACCTTTACTCAAGGTTGTATTGATTATATTAATGATCAGAAAACCGGCGTGGTGTTTTTAGCATGGGGACGATTTGCCCATGATGTTTGCGCCAAGGTTGATGAGCAAAAACACTGTGTGATTAAAACCTCTCACCCAAGCCCGCTTGGCGCGACTAAGCAAGGTAAAACTTTTGATGCGTTTTTGGGCTCAGGCTGTTTCTCTAAGGCCAATACGTATTTACGACAAACGGGTCAGTCTGAGATTGATTGGGATCTTGCGCAGTTTATCCCTCAAACCCTCACACTGGATTTTTAGGGCATTCTAGGTGATAGCCTGTTTATTTCGGATAAGCAGGCCTGTTATATGTGAGTGTTATTTTTTCTTCTGTTTGGCTTTTGCTTGCTCTTCTTCAAATTTTTCCAGGCGCTTATCCCAGGTTTTGAAACGCTTGCGACAGTAGTTATCTAGCTTTTCAAAGGTTTGAAAATATAGATCACAGCCTTCATCAATCGGCACGTCAAATTCACACGCACTATTACTATGGTCTCTGCAGATCATAGGGCGAGTTTCATAAATCCCGCAACGATTATCTGGCATCACAAATTCACACTTGGTCATGCTTAGCAGGTACCAGCCGTTGCCATCTTTAAAAACATGAATGCCTTTGTGCGCCACTTGCCACAGTAATACGTCAAACGCATGCATGGTCCGAGGAGTATCTAGCTCTTGGGTGATATACGAGCAACATAAAGCCGAACAAAAATCACACTTGTTATCCGCGGTGATAGCGGCAGGCGTAATGTCTTTGGTTTCGATGATATTAACAGGATCAGACACGGTAACAGTAAGCATAAAGAGTGAGTGGGCATTTTAAAGGGCCAAGCCTTGAAAGGCGAGCAGCATATGAAATGAATGGGCTAAACCTTTGAAAATCGCTTTGCTTATCAGCATTAGACCTAGTTAGATAAATTGTCATAAAAAATTCACATATAGGCATCAACCAAGGACGCATCTTTCAACCCCTTGCCGATACTGGGGTCTAGCGCAGCCAGTTGTCATCTTTTCGCCATAAAAATGCAGCCTAACTGCAACTCAAATGTCATGTAACACAGCTGTCACATAGCAGAATTATCGTCAGCGCCAGCTTAAAACTAAATACAAGTGAGTTGGAGAGAATATGAAACGTAATTTGCTGGCAGGTGTGATTGCCGCTATTAGTGCTTCGGGTGCGTTTGCAGGTGAGAGTGTTTTTTATATCACAGAACAAGGTAAACCAGTGGATACCTTGTCGGTGACGGTAGACGGTAATCGTAAGCTTGTGGGTAAAAATGGCGTTGTCAGCTTTGACCTTAAAGGTGGCAAACATCAAGTCGAGCTTAGCGAATTTGGCGAGTGGGCCGGTGAATTTGAATTTGATGCCAGCAGCGATCAAAACGCAGAAATTAAAATTGAAATGATTGGTGGCGAAGCCATCCCAGACATCAGCGTATACACCCCAGGCAAAGAAGCCGTAGCGGTATTAGGACAAATTTCTGGTTATATCGAATCGGATGAAACCGGCGGCGGTGTTGAAGGGGCTCGTATTTCTGTTGAAGGCTCTGACGTATCGGTTAGCACCAATGATGAAGGTTACTTTGAACTAGAGCTGCCCCGTGGCGAATACGATTTACGTATTGCTCATCCATCTTATGGCAATCGCGATGTAAAAGGCATGCGAGTGTTTGGTAATAGTGCAACCGCCATGAATGTAAACATGAGCTTAAGTGGCGACAGTGCCATTGAAGAAGTAGTAGCGGTAGGGTCTTATATTCCGTCAACGGCGACTTCTCAGCAGCGTGATTCGAGTGCCGTGTTAAGCGCAATTGGCTCAGAGCAGATGTCACGCTTTGGGGATTCAAATGCCGCTTCTGCACTTAAGCGAGTGGCGGGTGTTTCACTTATTGGTGGTCAATATGCGGTGGTTCGAGGTTTACAGGGACGCTACATCTCATCAACTTTAAATGGTTTAGGCATGCCAAGTACTGACCCTATGCGTCGTGACGTGCCGTTAGATTTATTTCCAGCCAGTGTGTTAGGCGGTATTGAAATTCAAAAAAGTTATACACCTGATTTACCAGGGGATACAACCGGTGGTTCTATCCGCATGCGCACAAAAGACTTGCCAGACGATGACAGTAGTAAACTATCAGTTTCGTTAGGATTTAATTCTCAAGTAACCGGAAAAGACGTTCTATCTTATGACGGTGGCGGTACGGATTTTATTGGTATTGATGACGGTACACGTGAAGTGCCAAGCAAAGTGGATAGTCAAACTGACGGTGGGTTTGATAATGGGAATAAAGCACTGTTGAATGAATTTGAAAATTCTTATTCAACAAAAGATACAACAGCCATGCCGGATGTTGCTGTTGCTTATTCTTTTGGTGATCGCTTAGATAAAAACTATGGCGAGTTAGCTTACTATGGGGCGGTTGAATACAAGAGTGAATGGTCAACTCGTGAAGATGCATATATTCGAGACACATCAGGAAATTTTGATTATCAGCGTAGTCAATTCAATGTGGATTTAACTGGTTATTTTGTTACGGGTGTTGAAACAAATTCAGGTGATGAATATTTAAGTAAAACAGTTTTATTACGTAAATCAGAAGATACAACCCGTCAACAAGAAGGTACAGATAAAGAAGGTGTTGATATTAATGAAGTGACACTTCAGTGGGTTGAACGTCAGTTTTTCTCGCAGCAATTTAGTGGTTTAGTATTCTTAGATGCTGAAAATACATTTGATTGGAGAGCTGGCCTGTCTCATACCAGTCGATATGAGCCTGATCGTCGCAATTATCAATATCGAAATGACACATTGGCTTCAACCGGATTAGAAAGACGTTTCTCTGATTTATCTGAGCTAAGTTTTGATGCAGGGCTTGATCATACATTTGAAAGAACATTTGATAGCGGATCAATACTTAAGCTTAAAACAGGTATTTTACTTGGCCAAAAAGATCGAACGTTAGAAATGGCGCGTTACGGTTTATCGGGTATAGATATTACGTCTGACTTATCTTTAACTGTTGAAGAGGTTATTGAAAATAGCAATGCGTTTGGTCTAAAGGGTAATACAGCCGTTACGGATAGCTATGATGCATCTGAATCTATGTTGGCTATTTATCAATCCTATCAATATGAACCAAATGAATCCTGGGTATTTTTAGCGGGGGCGAGACTTGAAGATGCCTCTCAAGAAATTACATATGATAAAAAGCCAAGCGCTAACTCATCACTCGATACCAGTGAGGTATTACCTGTGGTGTCCGCTACATGGAAGCCAGTTGAAAAATGGCAGTTTCGTATAGGTGCATCTAATACTGTGTCACGTCCGGGTTTAACGGAGCTGGCAGAGTCTACATTTTATGATCCCGAAACAGACGATGCCATTATCGGTAACCCAGATTTAGAGCTTTCAAAAATAACTAATTTGGATTTCCGTGCAGAATACTATCTATCTGATTCAGAAAGCATATCACTAGCATTATTCAATAAAGCAATTGATAAACCCATTGAAAAAACGGTTCCAGATGCTTCAGGAAGTGCCTCTAAAGGTGATACTTATGAAAACTCTGACTCAGCCGATTTATTAGGTGTTGAATTAGATTTTAAAGTAGATGTGCTAGATACAGATAATTTTAGTGGCTTTTTATCTGGTAACTTTGCTTGGATAGACTCAGAAGTTAACTTAGATGACGAATCTGCTCGTTTAGAAGGAAACGCTACCCGAGCATTACAGGGGCAATCAGAAGTTTTGGCCAATATTCAATTCGGGTTTGATCATCTTGCAACAGGACAAACTTTTACATTTTTAATTAATCACTTTGGTGATCGAATTGAAAAGGTAGTAAGAGGCTCTCTTGATAATGAATATGAGAAGGGTCGTACAATGCTTGACTTCGTTTATAAATGGGATCTAAGTGAAAATCTAACGATCAAAGGAAAAGCCAGTAACTTAACTAATGAGCCAGTTGAATTCACTCAAAATGATCAAGTTATCGAAAGTTATAAAACAGGTATCGATGCTTCAATTGGAGTTGATTACGTATTCTAATAAATCATAAATACTTAAATACTTAATTACTAAGCCAGCTATAAGCTGGCTTTTTTATTTTTAAATAAAATATATTTTTATATTGATTAATATAACTGTCATAAAACAAAGATAAGTTAGTTATCACCGAAACATAATAAATTTGTTAAAACTAAATCAGAGGACTGATAATGAAAAAACAAACTCTATTGGCAACAGCGATTCTAAGTGCAACTCTAGTGGGTTGTGGCAGCGATAGCGATTCAAATGATGTGGTTGATAAATCATTCACACCTTGTGCTGATTCAGCAACAGAATGTGTACTTAAAGGTGTACTAAAAGAAGACTTCACTTTAAAAGCAGGTGTTGAATACACGCTAGATGATGTTTTCCAAGTTGGTGAAGGTAACGGTACGATTGAAGATGCAGCAGGGATTGCAGCCGTTAAGGCTGCCGGCGTAACACTTACAATAGAACCTGGTGTTGAAGTTAAAGCAAATGACGACGGTGTATTGCTTGTTACTCGTGGATCTAAATTAAATGCAGAAGGTACTGCTGCTAATCCAATTACATTTGCTTCATCAGATGCTGGTTATGACGGTACTGGCGAATGGGGCGGTGTTGTAATTCAAGGTTTTGCGCCACAATATGGTGCTGGTAACACGGGTGTGTGCGGTACAGTTGTTTGTAACGTTGCTGGTGAAGGTGGTGACTTTGTTGGTAACTATGGTGGTGCTGATAAAGCAGATAACAGTGGTGTAATCAAATACGTACGTATTGCCGAAGCAGGTAAAGTTGCGGGCCCTAATAATGAGCTTAATGGCTTAACTCTTCAAGGTGTTGGTCACGGTACCACTGTTGATTACGTGCAAGTACACGGTAACCTAGATGATGGTATCGAATGGTTCGGCGGTACTGTAAATGTTACTCACGCTGTTCTTACTAATAATGATGATGACGATATCGATTTTGATGAAGGTTACCAAGGTAACATTCAGCATGTAATCATCATGAAGGACCAAGATGATGCTCGCACTGGCCCATACGGTTCTAACGATCCTCGCGCAATCGAAGCTAACTCGTCTGATACCGATTACGTGCCTCAAACTGCGGCGACCATTGCAAACGTTACAATTTTAGGTAGTAAAATTAACAACGTTGTAGATAAAGAAGAGCCAGGCATGCGTCTACGTGGTTCTGTAACGGCTAACATCTACAATACCGTAGTGGCTGGTTTTACTGATCAATGTGTTCGCATCGACTACTCTGATCACGATGGTGATTCTAAGTTGGCTGATGGTACAACATCTAACCCAGATGCTACTGATAAAATTGCTTCTGTGGTTAACCTAACAAACATTGTGGCATCAGATTGTGGCTCTACTTTCAAAAAAGAAAATCCTGATACAAATGTTAACCTAGTTGAAGCTGATATTGCGTTTGATACTGCCTTTGCATTAACTAGCAATGGTACAGTTGCTTCTACTACTCCTGTTGCAACGGATAACGGCTCAAACTTCGTATTCGATACCACTACTTATGTAGGTGCAGTTGCACCAGGCCAAGCAGCTGCTACCGCTTGGTATGCAGGTTGGATCATTGATGGTTCATTGGACCGTTAATTTCTAAAAACATGAAAACGGCACCTAAGGGTGCCGTTTTTTTTTGCCTGCAATTTACGATATTTAAATCCTAATATTTCACTTGTGTGACAGCTTGTAATATCCCATACACAAAACTGAAAATTCTTTGAAACCAGACTGTCATGTAATATCGCTGTCACAAAAGCGGCGTATCTTCAATCCTGTCAATCATTACTCTAGCTCTCATTAAAGAGCGTTAATAAATAACAGGAAATATTGTATGCCGTTTCACAATAAAGCCAGCTGCTTATTAGCAAGCGCTTTCCTCACGGTAGGCGTAATGCATGCACAAGCCGCCGATATGGATCAAGCCATTAATAAAGGCGTAGATCGTGTTGGTAAGGCACAACAAGCCCAAGTTAAAATCGATCACGTTGACGGTGAAACCCGTTCAATGGAGCGCGAATACCGCAGTGTTGTAAAAGAAGTTGAAGGCTTAAATGTTTATATTGAACAGTTAAACAAGCAGCTTTTAAATCAAGAATCAGAATTAGTTAAAATTGATGAAAGCATTCGCCAAGTAACTTTAATAGAACGTCAAATTACCCCGTTAATGCTGCGTATGATTGATGCGATTGATCAATTTGTAAAAGCGGATATTCCTTTTTTAATCGAGCAGCGCACTAAACGTGTTGAAAAAATTAAAGACATGATGGGTCGATCAGATGTTACGGTTGCCGAAAAATATCGTAAAGTGATGGAAGCCTATCAAACTGAAATTGATTATGGTCGAACCATTGAGTCTTATCGCGGCGATGTTGTCATTGATGGCACCTCTCGCGAAGTGGATTTTCTACGTACTGGTCGCATCTCACTAGCTTACCAAACCCTTGACGGTCAAAAGCTAGGTGTTTGGAATGCCAAAACCAGCCAATTTGAAGCATTAGATTCTTCATACAAAAGTAAAATTATGATGGGTATTCGTATTGCCCGTGAACAAGCAGCACCTCAGTTAATTAAAGTGCCGGTTGCTGCCCCTGTTGTTGTCACTGCGGAGGCGAAATAATGAAACTACGTAATCTATTTGCAATCGGTGCGGTTGCGGTTTCTTTGATGATGCCTGTTCATGCAAATGATGCAAAAACAGGTTTGGATATGGACGCGCTGCTGACGTTAGTGAAGGAAGGTCAGGCACGTGATAACGCTGAATTTAATGCTCGTATGAAGCGTTTTAATATCGCTAAGTATGATCAAGAAAACCTATTAAAGACTGAAAAACAAGAGCGTACCCGTTTAGAAAATGAAAGCGCTGAAAAAGAGAAACGTTTTGCACAAAACGAAGAAAAAATTAATTTGGCCCAAGAGCGCTTGAATGAACGTTTAGGCTCCCTTAAAGAAATGTTTGGTGTGTTGCAGCAGGTTGCTGGTGATA
This genomic stretch from Bermanella sp. WJH001 harbors:
- a CDS encoding YkgJ family cysteine cluster protein, with product MSDPVNIIETKDITPAAITADNKCDFCSALCCSYITQELDTPRTMHAFDVLLWQVAHKGIHVFKDGNGWYLLSMTKCEFVMPDNRCGIYETRPMICRDHSNSACEFDVPIDEGCDLYFQTFEKLDNYCRKRFKTWDKRLEKFEEEQAKAKQKKK
- a CDS encoding TonB-dependent receptor — its product is MKRNLLAGVIAAISASGAFAGESVFYITEQGKPVDTLSVTVDGNRKLVGKNGVVSFDLKGGKHQVELSEFGEWAGEFEFDASSDQNAEIKIEMIGGEAIPDISVYTPGKEAVAVLGQISGYIESDETGGGVEGARISVEGSDVSVSTNDEGYFELELPRGEYDLRIAHPSYGNRDVKGMRVFGNSATAMNVNMSLSGDSAIEEVVAVGSYIPSTATSQQRDSSAVLSAIGSEQMSRFGDSNAASALKRVAGVSLIGGQYAVVRGLQGRYISSTLNGLGMPSTDPMRRDVPLDLFPASVLGGIEIQKSYTPDLPGDTTGGSIRMRTKDLPDDDSSKLSVSLGFNSQVTGKDVLSYDGGGTDFIGIDDGTREVPSKVDSQTDGGFDNGNKALLNEFENSYSTKDTTAMPDVAVAYSFGDRLDKNYGELAYYGAVEYKSEWSTREDAYIRDTSGNFDYQRSQFNVDLTGYFVTGVETNSGDEYLSKTVLLRKSEDTTRQQEGTDKEGVDINEVTLQWVERQFFSQQFSGLVFLDAENTFDWRAGLSHTSRYEPDRRNYQYRNDTLASTGLERRFSDLSELSFDAGLDHTFERTFDSGSILKLKTGILLGQKDRTLEMARYGLSGIDITSDLSLTVEEVIENSNAFGLKGNTAVTDSYDASESMLAIYQSYQYEPNESWVFLAGARLEDASQEITYDKKPSANSSLDTSEVLPVVSATWKPVEKWQFRIGASNTVSRPGLTELAESTFYDPETDDAIIGNPDLELSKITNLDFRAEYYLSDSESISLALFNKAIDKPIEKTVPDASGSASKGDTYENSDSADLLGVELDFKVDVLDTDNFSGFLSGNFAWIDSEVNLDDESARLEGNATRALQGQSEVLANIQFGFDHLATGQTFTFLINHFGDRIEKVVRGSLDNEYEKGRTMLDFVYKWDLSENLTIKGKASNLTNEPVEFTQNDQVIESYKTGIDASIGVDYVF
- a CDS encoding DUF3450 domain-containing protein yields the protein MPFHNKASCLLASAFLTVGVMHAQAADMDQAINKGVDRVGKAQQAQVKIDHVDGETRSMEREYRSVVKEVEGLNVYIEQLNKQLLNQESELVKIDESIRQVTLIERQITPLMLRMIDAIDQFVKADIPFLIEQRTKRVEKIKDMMGRSDVTVAEKYRKVMEAYQTEIDYGRTIESYRGDVVIDGTSREVDFLRTGRISLAYQTLDGQKLGVWNAKTSQFEALDSSYKSKIMMGIRIAREQAAPQLIKVPVAAPVVVTAEAK
- the ung gene encoding uracil-DNA glycosylase, which produces MKELDPSWQAYFEAQFSKPYMLSLLAFIEQEYQHANVYPLKEHVWNAFNLTSLDDVRVVIMGQDPYHGAGQAHGLSFSVQDQVKIPPSLKNIFKELNRDLNLTIPDSGNLQAWAQQGVLLLNSCLTVREGEPASHAKQGWETFTQGCIDYINDQKTGVVFLAWGRFAHDVCAKVDEQKHCVIKTSHPSPLGATKQGKTFDAFLGSGCFSKANTYLRQTGQSEIDWDLAQFIPQTLTLDF